Genomic segment of Mercurialis annua linkage group LG6, ddMerAnnu1.2, whole genome shotgun sequence:
GCTGACTGTCGGCAGTATGGTGGTGGGCGACGTTGGACTGCTGGCTGCCGGTGATGTAGAGGTGGTCGGCGGTTGTTCTCCTTCCTCTCcaatttttgacattttttgggGTTTAGTGGTTTTCggattttaagaaaaattggaTTCGACTTTTGAGTTAGGGTTTTGTTCTAAAAATTTTGGGGAAGAAGATGgattcttttgatttttcaaaatccCTTCACCTTTTGGACTTTTgtctatttttgaaatttttgaaaccATGGTTTCTAAAGGATTTTCACACCTCCAAAAATCCTTATCAGTTTCAGAAAATAAAACCTTAGGCCTACTCATGGTGAAAtctagatattttaattttggctaaaagaatatatataaatggcttTATTCCTAAAAGCCGATTATATAGGGGGCgttgtttgcaccaaaattaaaaatatggctaaaAGGCCATAAAGCCCATATTCTTTTGCAAAAGATAGAAAAAGGTACTGTGAATAATTGGCCAAGGTTGGCtccataatttaattttcagaaGTTGATTCCAGAGTTTGACTCCATTTGACTCCATAAGTTAATTTCCAGAGGTTGGCTCCAAAGGTTAATTTTCAGAAGTTAATTTCCAGAGGTTGGCTCCATAAGTTGATTCAAGAGGTTGACTCATTTGACtccagaagttaattccaaAGGTTGACTCCACTTAATTTCCAGAAGTcgatttcagaggttgatttcagAGGTGGACTCCATAAGTTGACGAGTAATTCCTTAGGAGATTCAGAAGGCCAAAGTCCATTTTCAGAAGGGTAAGCCCATGTTAAAAGTGGCcattaaattaagttttaaatgGCCATAGGTCCAAGAAAGTTATTTTCAGAAGAATAGAAGTTAAAAAGCATGTGCAGAAGCAACAAAGACACGATTTGCAGTTCTTGAAGGTggggaagaacgtgtgcagttaAAGATGAAGTAACAGTTTACAAATGACAAaggctataaataagagaacaTCAGCAAATTTACAACCCCCAATCAATCATCCGAAAAACACGCCCAAAGGCTAAAATACTCAAATCTCTGCaatttcaattttcttcaatcagtaaagaactttacgattgaattatTGTATTCTCTACACAATTACTTGTACTTTCATTTTcttcaattagtaaacacatttacaattgaatTTCGATATTTTCTATTCAAGTTCTTAGCATTACTTGTTGAAGTACTTGTAATAAGGTTAACCAAGCCCCAGTTGCTTGTTTTAAGAAGCCAAGTTACAATTTGGAATCCGCTTCTTGGCACGTCCGCATTTTGCACACACTTGTTGCTACGGTTATTCACGAATCGCAAAACGCCGGTAATAAAAccatttgtatatatttgaaaCAGGACATTActtgatatgagatatcgctttgtaagaccctagtttctaAAGATCGTTTTGCATCGTTTTTGAATAAACATTTGTAGATGTCAAGATTTGAAAAGCTTttatgaaaacgttttatgaAAGAATATGTGATAATCGATTGAAacattgcgaaaaatttataacgtttttaaggcttgctacaggtGTTGGAACTACCATTTCcattccttagcgccggtcAGTCTAAGGCGGAGCGAATCCGGAATTAGCCCCTTGATTGATGTGCCTCCTCCTACTACTTAAATATCCATGTGGCTGGATTAAGGTACCGGACTACTTTAATTCATCAATAAGACTTTCGAAACTCTATAGCTTGGTGCTGGCCTACCGGACTACTAATGCTTGAAATAAAGGATCACTGCTTAGGTAGCCGACCAAAAAAAAGATGGAAGGAAAGGGGCGTAGCATTTTAAGTGCTTTTCCTTATTTCAAGTCGTGACAATTCAATATGAGtacaaaaataaaaccaaggtttcaataaaataaataataatcaatataTCATAATATGATtgtaaaaccctaaaacaaGGTAATTATAATATTCCAGCCACCAATTACATacttgtaaataatttaaattagaaataataaaCCACAATCTTGAATATGGGCTTTAAGAACGTTATACAAAGCCCATTcttcaaaattttcatttgaATGGGTTGGAAGATTAGCATTGCTTTGTATATAACCATTTAAGGTCTCTTGGAACTTCTTGGCCCATGACCGTGTGATTGGTTCTTAGGATAAACTTAACTTATCTTGGACATGCATTATGCCCTCTTCATCAGGCCCATCTCTTCAAGCTTTTGAAGTCCTAGCCCTTCTGTAACACCTTTGGACTTTTATGGGCTATTAGCAGCTAAAGTCCcttaattattttcattatgCACTGAACTAGACCTCATGAAGTTAAACATGCAGATCGCTAGCTCGTCACTTGGACAAATTTCTCTAAAAATCATTATCAGACacttctgtaatatcccgtaagtTTAAGTGATAAAGTACGCCACATGATCTACAAGGGGGGACCGGAGttgtaaaaataaaggatttttggtattaaaataaaagatattattCAAGTATGACGATTATGATTACCGATTTATATAAAGGAGTTTCGATATCGGGAATACCTTAAGATAAGTAATAACGGGACTAAGAaatattataagaaaaatattataaaataaggTATGCGTCCTGAGATATAGATTGTTATACTAATATTCGGGATGGATTATTACGAGACTATCGATAATATTGTATAAAATTACGGAGTCGTGTTATTTAATTGGTTATGAAAATACGTAAGTGATTGGGTTAAAGTGATTAAGTGGTCACTTAAGTTAACAAGAAAAGATAAAAGGATAAGTTTTATTAGCAAAAGAAGTGAGGGATTAGAATAACATATTCACCAAGCTATAAATACATAGAGATATGAATTGAAACTCATGTCTAGAAGTTGTCCTTCATCCTTATTATGCACAAAAACTTCGATCACCTAAGGTTTCTTCATTTTTCATCCTAATTCAACAATTCCTTCTCCGTTGCTTCAAAACTTATGTCCTCTATCATCCTAAAGCATTAAATCAAGGTAAGAACTTAGATTTTGAtgtgtgtttttgttttttatggGCTGTTTTCAGTTAAAGTCAAGTACGTTCGAATCGAACTATCAAAACCATGTCGTTTTTTATGATTTCAAAGTGATTCTGGATAGGTTTTGGCATGAAAGAAAGTGGGAGCATGTCGGTTTACGTTTTAGTGGTTTTACGACCTCGGAAAGATCGTTTCAACCTGCTGGAATCGCATCCAGCAGGGGCACGGCGCGCCGTGCCTCGGAGCGACGCGACTAGGCCATTTCTGGTATGGCGCGACATGTTGAGCCCTGGCGCGATGCGCAGGGCCATAAATGATCCTGGCGCAATGAACCAAGGCTAGGCGCGACGTACCCCCTCTTACAACTAGGGGGCACGATGCGAAGGCATCATATACGTAGGGCACACTGTACACTACCCCGACAGAGGGTTCCGAGGttcaaaaaaatgaatgaatgcACGTATAAATtcaatgaaaaatattaaaataatacgaAAAGATGTCGATATGAACATGATTGAAATTTTAAGTAAACAATATGCTAAGCAAACTAGGGTTTTACGTTCCGaagttttatataaaacatacggagcaaataaattaaagaaaaaatggtATCGGTCTAGTCTTATACCTAAGGTTTATTACTAGGATTagcgtttatgaattaaacgcaTTTTGACATTATAATGCAATAGAGGATCTGGCGAGCTACCGGACTAACAAGTTTGATTATCTGAGGAATTAATCGACAAGTCTATTTTTTAGATCTTCGAGCAGCGGTCATAGTGACTTTACATTTTACTTTTGAGTATTATTATACAAAATTATTTGTTATATGATATATGATAGTAAACGCATTgcatattatatgatttttCTTATAATGCTCATTATAACGTAGTTTGTTTAAAAGTATGACCCCAGTgtatgatccgaggaaacgGGATACCTATTGGGCATCAATAGGaatgtgtgatcaccggtgttggGTAAGTTATAGATGTTTGTATTGACTAACATTATATtttagatacgaggtaactcggtagaAATATCTCAGGAAacttgataggagtattttattCCTATTATTAGGGTCGATTATACTCGGTTTTTATCACGTTTATTAGTAATTACATACATTATTTGGTATTTTATATGcttgatagtgtttgttagtgtttcagtaaAAATTAGGTGATTATCGGGTATTTAGAGCTAAATCGACAAAGGATTAAGCGTTGGAGTTAAAGTGAAACTTGAGGATGAAGAAATCAAATTCCAAGAAGAAAATAgcatgagtctcgaacgagacatgccAGTCTCGAAAGAGACTCAAGAGGAAAAAGGAGAGGTTCGAACGAACCAAAGAAGGAAGCAACGAGACTTTGCTACCGGAAACTCAAGGATACGAACGGGAACGGATGGTTCGAACGAACCTTGTGAAAAAAGcgttggtctcgaacgagacatgcaTGTCTTGAACGAGACCATGAGTTAAAAATCCTTTTCAGTTTttgatttggatttaatttccTGCTCCGACTCCAACTGAAACTCCTAATACAAATTCGCTTTGTAAAACGAATTAGAAGATTCCAGAGcttcctccactatataaagaccttgtaatagCCTAGGGGGTAAAGTTGAGCCAAAAGATGCCGATTCAAGATAAATTCGTGACTTTTTTAGACAGGTCCGGGTCAAATAGCAACTTAACACATTAGATTAcattagttatattttattcCTCATTAAAATAGCATTTTAGCTtctttttccagcagtttataagtagttaatagttagtttctgcaaagaacgattgtgaagatttcaagtttgatcaagacgattcttccgaaattgacaactccaatatttattgttttaattatgcttaattcttcatcttattttttgtttaatttaagcttaagcatgaGTAACTAAATCCCTTGTttggggattgatatgaacacttagattagttttcgaattggattaggatttattaagtgagtgaattgtgttttaattactacaaCTAATGCTTGAATtgaattgatcacttagttcatgattttgtgtttaattaactaattgagagattgttaattaaatagacataggtaattaaaaacttagaggaaaataacgtgagagcgggttggaatttaggtagtcattgagtttgcttcataattataatttgattatttaattcagttttaatattgtgagaacaagttaataattgattagttaattaggttatgattttatttgaatctttgaggcttgagagagcgggattcggtgcactagaatagctcgattcgcaataaaatcactaataatttttaatccattcttttactagtttatttcgaattatcaatccttgaggtctttaccattattgtttaacccttaatttatttacttgttttcagtttatactAGTCTACATATTTGAGTTAATTTactttagatttaatttaagtTACAAAATTCGATTAATTCTTCTAGCTGGCCAATTAAAgagtaaattaaattagttgtttaatccattgcttctgtgggatcgatacttagtcttccaagttatattacttgcgcgatatcgtataCTTGCGATTaattgccaacaagtttttggcaccgttgccggggagcaattgcgattaaattaattaagagtatcttattattaattgagttagttttattttcagttatttttttcattacttTGTGAATTTATTGTTATTGAATTTTACGTTGGTTTCCTTGTTTTTGTTTGGGAAGTGGTTTTGGTTAGTGCATGCCTAATACGCGACGAGCCAAACAACCGCTAGAACCATTTCAGTCAAACCTAACGTCTTTCGAAAGAAGTATCCGAAAAACAGCTCGGGAATCCAAAACAATGGAGGAGGACCGTAACCCTCCGTTGAACCTTGATGGGGTTATTCCACCACCACCACGTGATGACCTAGATCTGTATAGGACAAACGAAAGGGTTGTCCCTCATCCACAAAGACGTACCTTGAGAGATTTCTTCTTACCCAACGTGGACAACGCCAACTACGGATGTTTTGCACCTCCTATCCTTGCTAAAACTTTGAAATCAAGTCGGGAACGATTAAATTACTTGAAAGTCGTTGCCAATTTTATGGGTTGGAAAGCGAGGATCCAAACGCTcatctttcaaaatttacaGAGGTGTGcaacacattcaaaatccacaatgtgacggaggatcaaatcaagcttcgtcttttccctttctctttgaggaattggattcaatcactaCCAAGTACCTTAATCACAACATGGAAGCAATTGGCACAAGCTTTTCTAAATAAGTACTTTTTTATGGGCAAAACGGCGAGGATGACCAAGGAGATTATAGATTTTCTCCAATTACAAGGCGAATCCTTATACCAAGCTTGGGAACGCTTCAAAGAGCTTCAAAGAAATTGTCCACATCATCATCTAGGTAGAGAACACCTTATCTCTATCTTCTACAATGGTACCAATGAGCGTACACGGGCAACTATTGATGCGGCATCGGGAGGATCACTTATGAAGAAGACTTATGATGAGGCCAACAATTTGCTAGAGGAGCTCGctacaaatagttgttcttGGTCAACCGAGCGGTTGAGGCAACCACCTCAAAAGGGTATAATGACCCTCGAGAAAATccaagaatttgaagcaatgAAAGCTAAGAATGCGACATTTCTAGCACAATTTGAGATGAATAAACAAAAGCTAATCAAAGGAATGCTTAACTTGCGGTAGTACAAATGGGTTgtgagacttgtgatgggcacGATCATTCGGGAATGGATTGCCCCGTTTTATATCAAAACTCAAATGAGAAAGTCAATATGTCAATGGAAAAAGGCAAGGCAACGACCCATATTCCAACACCTACAATCTggggtggaggaatcatcctaacTTTCATGGAGAAACAATTCGGGTCAAGCCAATGCCAACCCAAACATGGGAGGAGAAATTTTTTAAGGGGGAAACTGTGGTCCACCCAACCAAGGCAACTTCAACAACTATCGACCACAACATCCTCCCGGTTTTTAGCAAAATCGGAATGCGGATGAAGGGAGAAAAATTGACaagcttattgaggaagttagaGCCGGTTTTAAGAGCCAAGCTTCCGTCCATCACCATCTCGAGACACAAATCTCTCAACTTGCCATCTCGCTTCAAAAGAGAGCTCAAGGTTGTCTACCATCTACAACggaatcaaatccaagggaGCAAGTAAAAGCCATTGAACTTCGAAGCGGGAAAGAACTtgatgatccacatgcaagtaaAGAGAGTGCAATACGAGCACGAATGAGGAGGAAGTAACCGAACTTCCATATGTCAAGCCGCCACCTCGTCCTCCATTCGTACAAAAAGTCCCTTTTCCGGGACGATTGAAGAAGACGCCGGACaaccaaaaattccataaattttTGGAAATCTTCAAGAAACTCCAAATCAACATAAGCTTTGCGGATGCCTTGCGTGAGATGCCTCAATACGCAAAATTTCTCAAAGAGATCATAACGAAGAAAAGGAGTTGGGATGACAAAGGCACAATTAGTGACTTGCCCACCAAACTTAAGGACCCACGGAGTTTTACAATTCCTTGAAAAATAGgcaatttaaattcaattaattgtctATGTGATTTAAGGGGGAGGTGTAAATCTAATGCCTTTATTTCTTTTCAGTgatatttttggtgatcaaactTTGAAGCAAACATCGATGATGCTTCAATTGACGGACCATTTACTAAAAAAGTCATTCGGAGTGGTGGAAGATGGTCAAGTTAAAGtagacaaattcatctttccggtggattttatCGTACTTGACTATGCGGCGGATAAAACATGCCCTGTGATTCTTGGGCGTCCCTTCATGAACACGGGAAGGGCATTAATAGATGTGCACGCTGGAAGGCTCACTTTGCGTATCGATGACAACAAGGTGGAGTTTGATATGAGAAGGATCATGCGAAACACTTTTGAAGAGGAAGATTGCTTGAGAGTGGATATGATTGATGGAATCGTGGAAGAACTTTCCCCAGTTTCAAAAGTCACATTCCATTCCGATGAGACACATGAGACCACCGGAGAAGAATATTCCAAGGAAGATGAACCGAAAGccgaaaatttgattagaagagAAAGTGTCACACAACCTTCTTCTATTACTCCGCCAAAAGTTGAGCTAAAAACGCTACCATCTCACTTACGGTATGCGTTTCTAGGCGACAACATGACACTTCCCACCATCATCTTGAACAACTTATCGGAAACACAAGAAGCAAGAGTTGCTAAAGTggtgaagcaacatatatttGAAATTGGTTGGCAAATCTCGGACATTCGAGGAATTAGTCCATCGGTGGTAATGCACAAGATCCATCTAGAAAGTGAGTCAAGAGCCTCGGCTCAAAGACAACGACGcttgaatccaaatatgaaggaggtagtgcacaaagagatagtaaagcttctcgacgccggaattatataccccatatccgatagtgcgtgggttagtcccattcaatgtgtTCTAAAGAAAGGGGGGATGACCGTGATTCAAAACGA
This window contains:
- the LOC126687733 gene encoding uncharacterized protein LOC126687733, yielding MTKEIIDFLQLQGESLYQAWERFKELQRNCPHHHLGREHLISIFYNGTNERTRATIDAASGGSLMKKTYDEANNLLEELATNSCSWSTERLRQPPQKGIMTLEKIQEFEAMKAKNATFLAQFEMNKQKLIKGMLNLRQGNDPYSNTYNLGWRNHPNFHGETIRVKPMPTQTWEEKFFKGETVVHPTKATSTTIDHNILPVFSKIGMRMKGEKLTSLLRKLEPVLRAKLPSITISRHKSLNLPSRFKRELKVVYHLQRNQIQGSKECNTSTNEEEVTELPYVKPPPRPPFVQKVPFPGRLKKTPDNQKFHKFLEIFKKLQINISFADALREMPQYAKFLKEIITKKRSWDDKGTISDLPTKLKDPRSFTIP